The sequence CCGATCACAGTGACTACGGAATCCGCATAGCGTGAACTGCCGCCAGTGGGATTGCCTGTGAATTGAAGATCATAGATCGTGAGAATGGACGAACGAACAACGTAGCTGTAAGTCGTGGCTGGAGCATTAGCGGGACTCGTTCCGGCGGCACCCTCGTCGTCTTGGGCCCAGAGATAGTAGTAGCAGGTGGATCGAGCCGGGCCGGCGGGAATGATCCCACCCCAACGGCTGTCCCCGGCCGCTCCATCACCGTGCAATCCGTCATCGTACATCGGGCGTTCGATGAATTCGCCGGTGTTTCCGAAGCGATAGAAAAGGGAGGCCGATGCAACGGCTCCGTCATCGGTGATGATCGCCGTGACGGTATCGGACTGGAATTCGCTCGGTGTGGTCGGCCGATTGGCGATCGCCGAGAAGAGTGGGGCGCGGTTACTGAAGAATCCGAAATCGTTGTCATCGCGAGGATTCAGAGTATAGACCGTGCCGACGGAGGTCACCAGACCGCGCAAGTAGCGTAGCGTGTCCCCGACCAACGGGGAATGTGCAAACGTCCATCCCCGCCCGACCACCACGGGTCCACTGCCGTCATCCACCGTGAACTCGGTTCCCTGCACCGCCACCACGACGGCGTTTGTGAGCTCGACGAGCACCCCCTCGGCGGATTCCCCAATCTCTCCCGAGCCGACCATTGCCGGTGCGACCAGCGATCCGGGTTGGCCGACCACGAAAGATCCCGAAACGATATTGCGCAGCCGGGTCTGTCCGTTCGACTCCTGGACCTCGGCCTGAAACCGAACCGAATCCCCGATGGAGAGATTGCGATTCTGGTTGTCATTGACGAGGATTCCGTGCCAAAGACCGCCCTGGGGATCAGAAATGAAATAGCGGATCGGCTGAGCCGTGTAGCCCACGGCGGTGACGACTCCCCCCGTTGCGACGGTCTGGCCCACGAGAGGCGAATTCCCCCCCGAATCAGTGGTGAATTGAATATCGTAGATTGTCACTTCCTGCGCGAATGCGCAAGACATTGACAATATTATAGATAAAGAAAGAAGTGTGCGATAGAGCATGGCAGTTGGGGGGGTGAACCGTGGATTCAGCAGAGAAAATAGCAAGTCTAATAGTATAGCCATTCCTATCTGCATTTTCAAGCATTCGTGCCATCAATCGTATAGATTTTCGGCCTCCGGCAGGGGCCGGATCGTTGCAATTCTGGGGGCGTTTGGCTACCTTGATTCCGTGTTTTTTCAACTTCTCAAGTGGTCACTTGCGCGGCTCATACTTTCCGGATTCGGACTTGGTCTGAGCATCGCCTTGCCCTGCTGGGGGCAAGGGCTGGCCGGTGATTCGGCCTTATTCGCCCGCTACTGGCAGCTGGTTGAGACCGGCGACTCGGCCGGCGCGACTTCCTACCTATTTGGTCTGACCGACTCGACCAACCGACGGACGGCCCCGATGGCGGGTCTCCTCCTCGGGTGGACGGCCTACAATCGTGGCGACTACACGGGAGTATCGGTGCAGCTCGATCTCGGTGTTCCGGCGGAACTTGCCGACCATGCGCTCTTCCTGCGGGGCGATGCTCTTGAAAGGGCCAACCAGAAGGCGTTGGCGATTCCCTTCTGGGATTCTCTGGCAAGGGATACGACGTCGGTCTATGGACCGGAGGCGCGGGTACGATTGGCGGATTGGATGCGCGAAACCGGTGAGATTGAACGGTTCCTCGAATTGGCCACAGAACATCGTATTCGATCTGCCGGTGACGCCAATCGTCAACGTCTGGATTTGACGGCGGCGGAGATAATGGCCTCACTGGACCGGCATGAGGAGGCGGTGGAGATTCTCTTCGGCGCTCTGGTAACGGCACCCGCCACTGACGGGGCATCGCAAATCCACAATGCGCTGGCCGGCTACCGGAGGAAACACGGTTTCATTCCGCGGGGGATCACAAAGGCGGAGCTTGACGCGGAACTGGCGGGTCTGGAAGGAGCGCGAGCCTTTCGGAAAGGGCTTCATCGCGTTCATTCGCTCATGCAGACGTCCGAAGGGCCCGAGCTGAGCGAAGCCCTGACGTACTATCAAGGACGGTTCGAAAGTGGACTCAAACAGAACCGCAAGGCAATCTCGAGTCTGCAAAATCATCTGCGCCGGTTTCCCGATAGCCGGTATCGGACCAGTGCGGAATTTTATCTGGGGCGTTCCGCCTATCTGAGTGACGAGGACACGGTGGCCGTAAAAGCTCTGCTTGCGATTGCGGATCAGGATGACGACCTTGATCTGGCGGGCCGGGCTCTCGAATTGCTGGGGACTCTGTATTTGGAACGGGATTGCCCTCACGAAGCGGAGATCGCGTTTCGCAGATGGCAGACGCTCAGTCGGGGGACGGCGAGCGAGCGCGATTGTCTCTGGCGGTTGGGGTGGTCGCTGTGGGAAACGGATCAGTCGGCTGCCGCTGCGGAAGCCTGGCAGGAACTTTTCTCGATTGATTCGACCTCTGCGTATGCGCCGGTGGCGCTCTATTGGAGCGCGCGCGCGCTGGCTCGGGCCGGACGGGTGAATGCGGCCGCCCGACAGATGGAGCGGCTCTACCGGCTCTATCCGCACTCTTTCTATGCCGTGACGACGTCGGATCCTCCGCAAGACGCGGAGCCGGTGGAAATCCCGCTCAGAGTGCCGACGTTGGACGACATCTGGTCGGCGGGCGCTCGGCACGCCAAGCGATTCTGCCTGCTGACGGCGATGCGACTCCCGAAACTTGCCCTTCGGGAGTGGCCACGGGCGCAGAATGAACTTCCGGCGTGGGAGG is a genomic window of bacterium containing:
- a CDS encoding tetratricopeptide repeat protein translates to MFFQLLKWSLARLILSGFGLGLSIALPCWGQGLAGDSALFARYWQLVETGDSAGATSYLFGLTDSTNRRTAPMAGLLLGWTAYNRGDYTGVSVQLDLGVPAELADHALFLRGDALERANQKALAIPFWDSLARDTTSVYGPEARVRLADWMRETGEIERFLELATEHRIRSAGDANRQRLDLTAAEIMASLDRHEEAVEILFGALVTAPATDGASQIHNALAGYRRKHGFIPRGITKAELDAELAGLEGARAFRKGLHRVHSLMQTSEGPELSEALTYYQGRFESGLKQNRKAISSLQNHLRRFPDSRYRTSAEFYLGRSAYLSDEDTVAVKALLAIADQDDDLDLAGRALELLGTLYLERDCPHEAEIAFRRWQTLSRGTASERDCLWRLGWSLWETDQSAAAAEAWQELFSIDSTSAYAPVALYWSARALARAGRVNAAARQMERLYRLYPHSFYAVTTSDPPQDAEPVEIPLRVPTLDDIWSAGARHAKRFCLLTAMRLPKLALREWPRAQNELPAWEGLPWWEAQLHLWNGDRTAAMRVVRTDLAPFVRSAGSRPADFFAVLYPLDFDPQIIKLARQYGIDPYFAFALICQESHFNPAAVSSAGATGLMQLMPETARIEARKLGLSYSQRKLADPDYNLKLGMAHLAGLLREFSGDSVLVLAAYNAGKATATKWTAEFNARDRDEFIELIPYRETRLFVKRIFEHRAAYRRLYPDVFTSLPAKPVHEPSTE